One part of the Pseudopipra pipra isolate bDixPip1 chromosome 3, bDixPip1.hap1, whole genome shotgun sequence genome encodes these proteins:
- the CNIH4 gene encoding protein cornichon homolog 4 isoform X1: protein MESVVFIFSLIDCCALIFLSVYFIITLSDLECDYINARSCCSKLNKWVVPEVIGHAVVTVLMLISLHWFIFLLNLPVATWNIYRYIMVPSGNMGVFDPTEIHNRGQLKSHMKEAMIKLGFHLLCFFMYLYSMILALIND, encoded by the exons aTGGAGTCGGTGGTTTTCATCTTCTCGCTGATCGACTGCTGCGCCCTCATCTTCCTCTCCGTCTACTTC ATAATCACACTATCAGATTTGGAATGTGACTACATCAACGCTAGATCGTGCTGCTCCAAACTCAATAAA TGGGTGGTCCCTGAGGTGATTGGCCATGCTGTTGTAACAGTATTAATGCTTATTTCATTGCACTGGTTCATCTTTCTCCTTAATTTGCCAGTAGCAACATGGAATATATATAG GTACATTATGGTGCCAAGTGGAAACATGGGAGTGTTTGATCCCACAGAGATCCATAACCGAGGACAACTGAAATCACACATGAAAGAAGCCATGATTAAACTGGGCTTTCATCTGCTCTGTTTCTTCATGTACCTTTACAG TATGATTCTGGCTTTGATAAATGATTGA
- the CNIH4 gene encoding protein cornichon homolog 4 isoform X3, protein MESVVFIFSLIDCCALIFLSVYFIITLSDLECDYINARSCCSKLNKWVVPEVIGHAVVTVLMLISLHWFIFLLNLPVATWNIYRYIMVPSGNMGVFDPTEIHNRGQLKSHMKEAMIKLGFHLLCFFMYLYRLEW, encoded by the exons aTGGAGTCGGTGGTTTTCATCTTCTCGCTGATCGACTGCTGCGCCCTCATCTTCCTCTCCGTCTACTTC ATAATCACACTATCAGATTTGGAATGTGACTACATCAACGCTAGATCGTGCTGCTCCAAACTCAATAAA TGGGTGGTCCCTGAGGTGATTGGCCATGCTGTTGTAACAGTATTAATGCTTATTTCATTGCACTGGTTCATCTTTCTCCTTAATTTGCCAGTAGCAACATGGAATATATATAG GTACATTATGGTGCCAAGTGGAAACATGGGAGTGTTTGATCCCACAGAGATCCATAACCGAGGACAACTGAAATCACACATGAAAGAAGCCATGATTAAACTGGGCTTTCATCTGCTCTGTTTCTTCATGTACCTTTACAG GTTGGAATGGTAG
- the CNIH4 gene encoding protein cornichon homolog 4 isoform X2: MESVVFIFSLIDCCALIFLSVYFIITLSDLECDYINARSCCSKLNKWVVPEVIGHAVVTVLMLISLHWFIFLLNLPVATWNIYRYIMVPSGNMGVFDPTEIHNRGQLKSHMKEAMIKLGFHLLCFFMYLYSINQQSTS; the protein is encoded by the exons aTGGAGTCGGTGGTTTTCATCTTCTCGCTGATCGACTGCTGCGCCCTCATCTTCCTCTCCGTCTACTTC ATAATCACACTATCAGATTTGGAATGTGACTACATCAACGCTAGATCGTGCTGCTCCAAACTCAATAAA TGGGTGGTCCCTGAGGTGATTGGCCATGCTGTTGTAACAGTATTAATGCTTATTTCATTGCACTGGTTCATCTTTCTCCTTAATTTGCCAGTAGCAACATGGAATATATATAG GTACATTATGGTGCCAAGTGGAAACATGGGAGTGTTTGATCCCACAGAGATCCATAACCGAGGACAACTGAAATCACACATGAAAGAAGCCATGATTAAACTGGGCTTTCATCTGCTCTGTTTCTTCATGTACCTTTACAG